The following proteins are co-located in the Gossypium hirsutum isolate 1008001.06 chromosome A02, Gossypium_hirsutum_v2.1, whole genome shotgun sequence genome:
- the LOC121211418 gene encoding uncharacterized protein, producing the protein MDQRLERIEQMQREMQEQLQAQIKEHLAKIQQDMKEKMEESQNNLIGQLAQLLAREREKGKGTIGNNNEDPIYPPDFAPINTQPQSEVHPRTLSVTIKPQQYQANTSTPINIPIGSCSNPGDNPANPFVPDLDDMVEIEKGKVDMVKQLDNRCKWLEEKFKAMEASDYCGGIDAKDLSLVPDLVLPPKFKTPEFEKYNGTSCPETHITMFCRRMTGYVNNDQLLIHCFQDSLIGSAAKWYNQLSRAQIGSWKDLAQAFMKQYGHVTDIAPDRITLQNMEKKPSETFKQYAQRWREIAMQVQPPLLEKETTILFINTLKAPFINHMLGSATKSFSDIVMSGEMIENAVRCGKIEAGENAKRTAPRRKENEVNNVSAYHKGYSKPVTVNQLRAVTTSHQGSASQDSNPRPNTERVQFTPIPMTYRELYQNLFDAHVVSPFT; encoded by the coding sequence ATGGATCAGAGATTAGAGAGAATAGAACAAATGCAAAGGGAAATGCAAGAGCAATTACAAGCACAGATAAAAGAGCACCTGGCTAAGATACAACAagatatgaaggaaaaaatggAAGAATCCCAAAATAATCTGATAGGCCAGTTGGCGCAGTTGCTGGCTAGAGAACGCGAGAAAGGGAAGGGCACCATAGGGAACAATAATGAAGACCCTATCTATCCTCCAGACTTTGCTCCGATAAACACCCAACCACAATCCGAGGTGCATCCACGAACGCTATCCGTCACTATTAAGCCCCAGCAATACCAGGCCAATACCTCGACACCAATAAACATTCCTATAGGATCATgctctaatcccggggataatccagCTAATCCATTTGTCCCGGACCTTGATGACATGGTAGAAATAGAGAAAGGAAAAGTAGATATGGTAAAACAACTCGATAATCGGTGCAAATGGCTTGAGGAAAAATTTAAAGCAATGGAAGCTTCTGATTACTGTGGCGGGATCGATGCTAAGGACTTAAGCTTGGTCCCAGATCTGGTGCtcccaccaaaatttaaaaccccggagttcgaaaaatataatgggacgaGCTGCCCTGAAACTCATATTACGATGTTCTGTCGAAGGATGACAGGGtatgttaacaatgaccagctGTTGATCCACTGTTTCCAGGACAGTCTGATCGGATCTGCGGCCAAGTGGTATAACCAGCTCAGCCGTGCCCAAATTGGTTCGTGGAAGGACTTGGCTCAAGCTTTCATGAAACAATACGGTCACGTGACGGACATAGCACCTGACAGAATTAccttacaaaacatggaaaagaagccgagTGAAACCTTCAAACAGTATGCACAACGGTGGAGGGAAATAGCGATGCAAGTTCAGCCACCCCTCTTGGAGAAGGAAACGACCATACTATTTATCAACACTCTAAAGGCCCcattcattaaccacatgttaggaagtgctactaaAAGCTTCTCGGACATAGTAATGTCCGGGGAGATGATAGAAAACGCAGTAAGATGTGGGAAGATTGAAGCGGGGGAAAATGCCAAGAGAACGGCTCCAAGAAGGAAAGAAAACGAGGTGAACAATGTGAGCGCATATCATAAGGGTTATTCCAAGCCGGTCACAGTAAACCAGCTGAGGGCAGTGACTACTAGCCATCAGGGCTCCGCGAGTCAAGATTCCAACCCAAGGCCTAACACGGAAAGAGTCCAGTTCACGCCAATCCCAATGACGTATAGGGAGCTTTACCAGAACCTGTTCGATGCACATGTAGTGTCTCCTTTTACctaa